The following nucleotide sequence is from Roseivirga sp. BDSF3-8.
CAATGTAGTATCCTCAGCATGGTCTGCCTGCAACCAGTCGCTCCAGGTACCCTCATCATGCCACCAGTGCGTGGCCGCAATAGCCGTACGGTTGGCCGTGCCATTATCAATGGCCGACTTAACCCCCGCCTCCAGGATGTCCGTCTCCCCACAGTGAGGCCAGCCCACCTGGCCGAAGTCGCTGCCCATCATCCAGAAGGCAGGCCACAGCCCGTTCGCTATGTCCGGCAGTTTGATCCGGGCTTCCAGCGAGCCGTATTTGAATGAGAACCGCCCGATCGTTTCCAGGCGGGCAGAGGTAAACTGCTTACCTTCATAGTCTTCTTTCCGGGCTTCTATGACCAGGTTACCGTTTTCTATATAGGCATTTTCACTGGCTGCCGTATAGTACTGCAACTCACCGTTGCCGTTCCCGTCACCACCCGTCCCATAGGTCCAGACAGAGCGGTCTATTTGTGTGCCATCGAACTCATCCGACCACACCGGGTTTTGTGCCATTAAGGTCATATGGGTCAGCATCCCGGCACAGAGGAGCAACCACCTGAGAGATATAGGTAAATGTTGTGTCATACAGATTTGGAGAATGGGTTATGTATAAGAGAGCCATCCGGCATGTACCGGATGGCTCTAGGTTAATTTATTGCTTGGTAAAGCGGAACGTATCCGTAGAACCTTCAATCCTGAGTAGGTAAATACCAGGCTGTAAGCTGCTTACATCAAATGTGGCACCTTGGTCCGTATCCGCCTTCAGTTTCATCACCTGCTTACCGGTAGCTGTATAGATCCGTATGCGGTCGCCAGTTTGCAGACTTTTCGAGCGGAAGTTGAGTACAGACTGCACAGGGTTAGGGAACAGCATCATCGCATCGGTCAGATCATTATCGGCCGGGCTCATCCGGGTGCTGACAGAGGCACCGTATACCTCCATTTCATATAGCGAATAGCCATAAGGCAGTGCCCGGCTTATGCCCTGCATCCATACGTAGCGTCCGCTCACAGTCTGGTCAGTGGTAACATTGTCGATGCCGCCGTCACCATTCGATACACTCGCAATTACCTGTGAGGCCGCCAGGTCAGTGGTGGCACCAAGCCTGATCTCATAAGCATTGCCATAGGCCGCTTCCCAGTTCAGCACCACTTCGCATACGGCGTAAGTTCCCCCCAGGTCCACCCGGATCCACTCATTGTCCGTAAAGCCGCTTCCCCAGCGCGTGCCAGCATCACCATCGAAGGCATTAGGGGCCTCAAAAGGCGCTTCGAATGTAGACGATACCGCCGGCTGGTTCAGCGCCAGGTTAGCCGTACCACAGGTTACCACCGGCGGCTCATTGCCCTGGGTGCCGTATACCTCTACTTCCCAGAGCGAGTAGCCCCATTCGTGCAGCTTGTTGTAGCCATAAATGGCGATATAGCGGCCGCTGCCACTCAGTCCACCCAGGTCATCTTCACGGGCCGCATCAGCCATGCCCGTTTGGGTAGAGATGATGGTCCAGTCGGCACTATTAGGGTCAGGTGTGCTGTTCACATCCGATACCATCACGTGGTAGCTCTCTGCACTCGCCCTTTCCCAGTCCAGTACCACCCGGCTTATGTCATAAGTATCCTCCAGGTCCACCTTCATCCAGGCAGAAGCTCCGTATTCGCTTGACCAGCGGGTATTTCCGTTGCCATCATTGCCTTGCGAGGTTAAATAGGCCCCCTCTACGGAGGATGATGTAGCCGGTTTGTTCAGTGCCAGGTTATCATTGCCGCTGTTACCCGGACTAACCACTATCTGTACCGAGGCTACATCGCTGTACGTGCCATCAGATACCGTTACCGTGGTATTATACGTGCCGGATGAGGCATACGTATGCTGTACCGCTGCCCCGCTGCCTGAGGTGCCATCACCGAAGTTCCAGCTATAGCTCAGCACATCACCATCAGGGTCCGTAGATCCGCCGGCATCAAAGCTCACCACCAGTGGAGATTGTCCCGTAAGCGGAGTGGCAGAGAGTGAAGCTACCGGTGCCCCGCCCGATACAGGCGCCGAACTATTGTACAGCGTATGGCCCGGTACCGTAAAGGAAGTTACCTGCGAGCCATTCAGGTACACCTGGCACACCTGTGCCGAAGGAGAGGGGTTATACACCACGTGCGTCACCTCGTTATTGTCATTTACAAAGGTGGCACTCATCGGCATAGACATATGGTAGTCGAAATTAATCGTACCCAGGTTCTGCAGCGCATGCGCATAGTAGTAACTGATACCACCGGTGTAAGGTGACCGTATCACGTCCTCCTCTTCCTGGTCAGACGATACCCAGTACTGATCCAGCTTCTGGGTCACATATTCAGGGTCGAAAAGCATCTTAAAACCGAAGAGCACATTGGCCCAGTCACGGCCTATTTCCGCCTCCGTGACCACACCACCGTCTGTCCGGCCGGCATCACCATTCGCATTGTAATAAGTGTACATTTCGTCCAGCAGGCCCTGGTAGTAAGTATCCGCTTCCGCTTCTGTAAAGAGGTCATTGAAATAATGGAATCCGGGACTGATGGGCAGCATCTGTATACCGTGAATCCACTGCGGATCAGTGCCAAAGTACGTGCCGTAAACATAGCCGCCCGGCCACATAATTCCTACCACATCGTGGCGGCTGTCATAGTTGGAAGGCCATATATCCCCATACTGGTTAAACCAGTACTCAAGCGTGGCCCGCGACTCATACATGTAGCCAAAGGCACCCGCATCGCGCATCTGGTCATTTCCCAGTACCGAGCCCAGGAAGAACATTGCATGCCACGACTGCATCGCCTCAGAGGTGCTCTCCTGGTTATTTCCGTTAGGAGAGGACACCCCGCCTGCATAAGAGTGGCCCATCCACGGATCAAAAGTCCGCATAAAGGGGAAGTTGGCATCTGAGCGGTCCCAGTTAGCGTACTGCTTAGCCACCATAGTTAACATCCCCTCATACTGGCCCACAAAGGCAGGGTCAGCCATCCCCGCCAGGGCCGCCGCCTGTATCAGGTATCCGTAGTGAAAGTGGTTATCCGTAAATACACCTGAATAATAGCTTTCATTAAACCCAACCAGGGCCTTCCACTGAGGGTACCACGCATAGTAGCGTTCCGTTTCCCCCGGCGTATACGTACACCAGTCGGTAATAGCATCCTTCAGTATGCTCAGCAGCGTATTATAATCCGGGTGATTAGTCTCCTTAGCCATCAGCATATATTTAGCTATCCTTACCAGGTCCTTGCCCCCCCAGTACGTGTCCGTACCGTAAGGCTCCGCCTGGGCCTGCAGGTTAGCCGTATATTCACTGATCAGCGTGGTCATGCGACCCGGCTGGTAGGGGTTGGCGCCGCTTTCAACCTTCGGCGCCGTGTAGTGAGGCAGTATGCCGCTAAACGAATAATTGAAAGAGAAGCTCGTGCCTGCCGCCACCTGCATAGTGCCACGCGCCTGCTTATACGTAATGCCCGTATAGCTCGCAGTAGAGCTAAGCGCTGTACGGTAATGGTGAGGCAAAAAGCCCTGTAGCATCGCAGTCTCTCCTGCACCACGGATATTAGCCGTAGCCGCCGTCCAGGTCGCATTCATTTCACCGCCGTTGATGTCATAATTCCAGCTCACCGTAGTATTCGTTGGCTTTACATACGCATAAGGGTGCATGGTAGCAGCAGCAGCGGCATTTGGCAAACCAGAAAAGACAAGGTAGTTAGCACCGGATCCCAGGTTGATGGTTAGCAGATTGCCTGTAAGGCCTCCGCGAGATACGGTCGAACCCGCCGGCATGTGTACGCCATAATACGTGTCCCAGTATTCAATCACAAAATACTCCCCGGTAAAAGGAAATGAGATAGGGTTACCCCCGGCATCCAGGTAGCTCGCGCCATGGTAGCATTCCACCTGGGGCGTAAAACCCTGGATCTCCGTCCACACAAAGGGGCTGCCGTGTACAGCCTTCAGGTTGAAGTACTTGTTGTTTATGTCTTCATATACCTTCGCATCTACGGACCAGTCCGACCAGTCGGTAACTATGGTGCGGGCAGGAGCAAAACCGGCGCCTTTTAGTACGACAGGGAAGTCCATCATAAGATCATTACCAGCTGCATTCCACTTAGTAGGGTGATAGATGTTCAGCCCCTGTTCACTGGGGTCGACGACGAGTGGCATAGCCCACAGGCGGCCACCAAGTTCGTCGCTTTCATCATAGATAAGGTTTGTCCACCAGTCGTTAGTAGGTATCGGGCGGGTTTCGCCATCCTGCACGTCTATCTGCGCATTCGTGGCGATCTCCGTAAAAGTACCGTCCATTTCATGAGTAGGAGGGTAGGAGGCGTAGCTTCCCGGCCCTACTGACACAGCCGTCTGGGCATGGGATTGATAAGAAAAAAGTAATGCCACCAAAGGCACTACCATGAGATAAAGCTTTCTCATAGATTTGGGGTTAGTTGTTCAATGACATGCGATAGGTGAGCCGGTTGAATGACCTATTTCAGCAGATGAAATCCACAGGAAATACTGAGTCGGTGGCACACAAAATCAATAGAAGCAATATCCCCTATACACAGGCAAAAACCCATTTTCAGGATATAACAAGTATCCAGCAATCGTATAACAAACGTATAACAAAGGGCCTTGTAGAGCCATTTAAATCGTTTTAGAGAAAAAATTAATCGCTGAAGGTGTAAGTCATCGATTGGTTGCCCTTTTATCCTCCCGGCGGTACGATGCATAACGCCTGGGTGCCATAATTGGAGCAAACAATGGTCATAATGCGGAGAACAAACCGTTTGATTAGGTAGCGTCCTTATGATATAATCACTCCGGTTACATATAATTGTAAATGCCTCCGGCAGCTACTAATAAACACCAACCAGAGTCTGTGGTAAATTCTATGTCTAAGAAAAGCATGAAACTGGCAATCGGTCAACTCATCATTGGGGGTATGCTAATCCTGCCGCCAGCCATAGCGGCTGATACGGTGGCCATGGCAGATACAGTAGTAATGGCTGAGGATAACGGTTCTGAGTCTGTGGATAGGGGGGAGGAAGAGATAGACGAATATGATATAGGCACCCCGGCAGTGGGAATTATGGCCCTGATTATGGTGCTCTTTCTCTTGGTGCTGGTAGGCGTTGGCTTAGCAATAGGTGTATTTATATTTCTGGTTATCAGTGGCCTGGCATTTCTGGGTATCCTATCCGCCTCCGCCGTAGTCGGCGTGTATCAAAAATCTTCCAGGCAAGGTATTAAAACCTTCCTGTTACTTTCATGTACCCTTGCAGGCGCGGCCTCAGGTGCCGTGATATTGTATGTGCTTAATCGCGTGGTTCACTGGGTTTCAGAGGGCTATAGCCTGGGTATCGGAGCGGCTACAGGCCTTGTAGCAGGGGTTCTTATTAGCCAGGGCTTATTTTTTGTAGGTGAAAGGGCCTACCAATACCTGAAGCTCCGGCTGAAGCAATAGTATGATCACGTAGTCTGGCCCCCACAGCTACTTCCCGCCCCGGCTGTGCATCCATAGCAGTGCTGGTCCATAGCAATAGGCCGGTTTACCATCTTCTCAAAGTCAAACTCGGAAAGGTGCCGGCCTCCCTGCCTCACTTTCAACTCCAGCATCTGGTTAAAGTCACAGTCATAGATATAGCCATCCCAGCCTATGCTTATCGTATTCCGGCACATCACCCCGCGTGCGGCTGCCGGGTTAAAGGCATCCACAAGCTTCTGCATGTAATCCTCGTAGTTACCGCTTACGATCAGATAGTCCAGGAAGCGGCTTATCGGCAGGTTAGTAATGACAAACAGGTTGTTGAACTCAAGCCCGAACTTGCGTCTTAGCTGCTTTTTAAATTCATTTTCCAGCGTCTCCTGCGGGCCCGGCAGTATGGCCCCCGTAGGGTTATATACCAGATTAAGCGTGAGGCCGCTGCCCTCCATGCCGTAGCCTTTCTCATTCAGCATCTGCAGCGCTTCTATCGACCGTCCGAAAACCCCGTCGCCACGCTGCCGGTCTGTACGCAGGGCAGTGTAGTGAGGCAATGACGACACTACCTCCACGCCATGCTCCGCAAAAAAGTCCGGTAGATCGTGGTATTTCGGATTAGCCCGGATGATCGTCAGGTTGCAGCGGTCGATTACCTGCTTGCCCAGCTTGCTCACCTCCTCTACAAACCAGCGAAAGTGCGGGTTCATCTCCGGCGCCCCTCCCGTCAGGTCCACTGTAGGAATATCATACTTTTTCAGAATGTCCAGGCACAGTTCCATCGTTTTCCGCGTCATGATCTCCTCCCGGTCCGGCCCGGCATCCACATGGCAGTGTTTGCACGTCTGGTTACACATTTTGCCCACATTGATCTGCATAATGTCTATGCCCGTCGGGCGCATATTCTCCAGCCCGGATTCTTCCAGTTTTCGGGTAAATTTAGTAAAACTGCCCTCATTGAGCTTTTCAATCTGAGCAGCCGTATCAGCATAAAGATGTCCTTGTGCCTTTAGTGACTTCATTTACATCAGTGATTTTTTCGCTTTGTTCATCATTTGTACCCCATGTACCAGCGAGGCTCCACCTCTGATGGCTCCGGCCACATGCACGGCCTCCATCATCTGTTCTTCATCGCAGCCCTTTTCCATCGTGTCCGTAGTATAAGCATCTATGCAGTACGGGCACTGTATGGCATGAGCCACCGCCAGGGCGATCAGTGATTTCTCTCTGGCCGTTAGCGCCCCTTCCTTAAACACATTACCGTAGTAATCGAAAAACTTATCGGCCAGTTCCTTGCCGAATTCTCCAATGTCTCCGAATTTTTTAAGATCCTCAGGATTATAGTATGTATCCATTTCCAGTCATTTGATAGGTGGCTAAGGTAAAAGAAATTTCAGGCAACCTGTAAAAAATAAAGGCAGAAACGGGTGGAATTGTCTGCTACTTACCATCTGAATACCCGGATCTGCCTTACTTAACTTACGAAGCCAGGTAACGTTTTGGATGTAGGCAGAGACAAATTCTTTTTAAAAAAGACCTCCGAAGACTGATCCCATTGGTCAGGGTACCGGCAGGCATGCTATATTTGCCAGCCTAAATACCCGACAGATGTTCACTTTTCGCCCCCGCTACGCACTGCTCACCCTTTTCCTCTTTATAATAGAAGTGCTTATTGCACTGTATGTCCGCGATGCCATCATCCGGCCCTATGTCGGCGATTTTCTCGTGGTCATGCTCGTCTACTATTTCTTCCGCACCTTTCTCACTTTCTCTAAAGTTTACCTGGCCCTTGCCACCCTCCTCATTGCCTACCTGGTCGAAGTGCTGCAGTACCTCAACCTGCTGGGCGCCCTCAGCCTTCAGGATAACAAGCTCGCCAGGATAGTCCTCGGCAGCTCCTTCGAGTGGATTGATATGCTCGCCTATACCCTCGGGGTCATTGTCGTCTACTGGCTTGACCGTAACGCCCGCCTCTAACCCTTTATCACAAATCAAGAATCACGGCAGTCCCCTGAGGGGCTGCCGTTTTTTTGTGACATTCTAAAAATCAGCCTGATACGATTACCCTTTTCCCACACATCTCAGAATATTTCATAAAGAAATCTCAAATTTTTTATGGCGGTTAAATAGCTGATTTACAGTGGTTTTTGATCCCCCGGTATTTCCCGGGAATTCCCGAGACTCCTCTCCGGACCTCATCCCTCATATTTGAATCATCGGCGGCGAGATAGCAACACCGGATAAGTGACACACGGCTATCGAGACCGCGGCAACTGCTAAGGTGGCAGCCCCCCGGGCCAAGGGAACGATAAAGCCCGGCGACTCTCACCAAGGCAGCACGCCTTCCCTGCACGCACTGCGAAGCAGACCCAGAGTGGGCCTGCCGGTCAGGCACAATAATCAAATTTTTCTTCACCGCTCCGGCAGCCCTCATCAGGCTGAATGGGAAACCTGTGCCTTTTCGGAGGCTGTCGGGGCTCAATTGATGATTCTTATGTCAATTTCAAATAAATTCTTTGCCCTTATCGCTATTGGTTTTTTTCTTACTTCATGTGACTTCGGTGTGGAACTACCCGAGGTGGATAAGAGCAACCAGATAGTCTCTCAAACTGCCGATGGTAACGATGTGAATGAGAACGAACCCATAATTCAGGGGCCTGTATCGTCAGGCAGTGGTAGCAGCCAGACTCAGATTGCCAATGCGGATGTAACCGTTAAAGAGCACAGCACAGGCAACATAGTGGCTAACACACAGTCTGATGCTTACGGAGACTATTATACGAATGTACCCAATTCGGGAGCTTATGATATAATAGTTTCGGCTACGGGCTACTCCACTTGTACACTTGATAGTATAGTAATTGATGGGGATAAATACCTTCCAGTCAATCTTCAGCAATAACGAGTAGCACCTGAAGTCATAAAAAAGGCATTCGCTTTACTGCGAATGCCTTTTTTATGATCTAGGGCATAAATACCCATGTATGGCCTACCCCATTAGTAGTATGCATATACCACTTGGCCTTTAGCTGATTAGTTAAGTTCTTGAAAATTTTCATGCCCAGGCTATTACTTGCATCCGGGGTTTCTGCCTTTATCCCTTTACCATTATCCTTTACTTCCAGCTTCCACTCTCCTGAAGGGGTCTTAACTAAACGGATGGTAACTTGAGGGGCTGGGTTACCTGGTACCGCATATTTAAAAGCATTGGTAAGTGACTCATTAAGTAACTGGCCGAGCAACAGGGCCCTGTCCATATCCAGGTCCAGGCGGTCCATCTCTGTTATTAACTCGACTTTATTATTATATCTAAAGCTGTATAGTATCTCATTCGCCAGATCAAATAGATATGTTTTTAGGTTAAGCGCAATTTTTTTATCACTGTCCTGGGCCAGGTAAAGCTTACTATGAATAGTGCTGATGGCTGTCAACCTGTTTTTCTGGTCTCTTAGTGCTTCACGGGTTTCATCAGTACTGTACCTTTCTGCTTCCAGTTTAAGTATGTATGAGAAAGTAGACAGGTTATTTTTAACCCTGTGGTACATTTCTTCGTGCAGTTGCCGTATTTCCTCTTTTTGCTTAGCCTCTTGTTCCCTCGCCTTCTTTTCTATTAGCCTGCGGCGGTCTGCCTGACGATAGTTGATATATATGAACACCAGTACAATGGCCAGCAGTATAACTGCAGCTATGGCAAGTATGATTATGGTTCTGTTATTTCGTATAATTACCTCCTGTCCTTGTATGGTTTGGTCCAGTTGGTCCACATCATACTCAACCTCCATCATCGTCAATTGTACTTGTCTTTTTTCATCCAGCACCCTTTTTTTGATAGCTAATATTTCATTCAATAGATTGGCGGCTTTTTCATACTGCGAGGTAGTCATAAAAAACTGATACCTTACCTCCTGGTATTCACGCTGAAGTTCAGGATCACTTGCACGCGGAGCATAAACAGAGGCTTTATTGATTTGGCCGGCTGCAGTCTCATACCGGTTTCGCTGTAATTCCAATTCTGCCAGCCTGATGTCCACATAGGCTATCTGGTCTTTATTGTTTTCATCTGAATAGATAGCCCTGGCCAGGTTAAAGTAATGCTCGGCCTTATCATATTTATTGCCGGCCAGGTAGGCCCGTCCGAGGGCGTAATAGGTAATTTCGATGTTACTTGGTTCACCAGCTAACCGAAGGCTATCTTTATAATCAAGGGACTTAAAAAGGTACTCAAGAGCAGGTTCCCACTGGCCCATTTCCAGGTAGTCTGCCCCTAAATTATGATACGTATAGCCTACTTTTGATGGATTAACCTTCCTTGCCAGGGAAAGAGCCTTTTCATGAAGTTCGATAGCATTTTCATAGGCCTCTCTGTTTTGCTCTACGTTACCCAGGGTATTATAGGCATTTATCAGCTTTGGGTTCTCTTTTTCAAGCCTTTCCAGTATCCCCACTGCTTCGTATAGCAATTCTGCAGAACGACTTTTGTCGTATGGTGTATAAGCTTGAGCTACGTTAACCAACGTGCCTGCTATAAGGGTATCGATACCTTGCTCCCTGTGCGTAGCCAGAGCTTTTTCATAACTCAGGAGGCTTTTTTTTAGCTGACCCTGATGGTTCAGACCGATGGCAATGTTATTTTGTGAGGCGGCTACATTTAATTTGTTTCCGTTAGCCTCTGCTACTTCCATCGCCTTTTCCCAGTAATATATGGCAGAGTCGTAGGTCTTGCCCACGAAGGCATTTACCCCCTTTTTATGATAGGTATCATACAGTGAGGGTGGGGGAGGCTCCTCTGCACACGAGCATATCGTAAGACATACCAGCCCGATTCCTATCTGTACAATTAGCTGCTTTACACTCATCAATCAGACACTGTTTCCTTTACTATTAGCTTTCAATTTAGAATAAAATTCTTTTTTATTGATAAAATTTTAAGATCGGCATATGAGTGAGAAGGGATACATTCTTATTGTTGAAGACGATTCTTTCCTGGCAGAGGAAATCCAGAGCTATCTGAAAGAGTTAGAGTACGAAAATACCATTTGTCATTCAGGAGAAAAAGCTATTGAAATATGCGGTAGCACGTGGCCCGATGGTATTCTGATGGATGTTCAGTTAGCAGGAAATCTTGATGGCGTGGACACTGTCAGAGAAATTCGCTCCATTCATAATGCGCCTGTAATTTTCCTTACGGCCAATGAGTCAGATGAAGTGTTCAGAAGGTGCAAAGCAGTACCCGGTAGCTTTATGTTACCTAAGCCCATAACATTTTTACAATTGAAGCGCACCATAGAGCAGGTTTTCGAACAGGACAATAGCCAGTCCTTTCACAAGGTAAAGCGTAATGAGAACCTAAGTTTAAATGATTCTCTTTTTCTGAAAAGTGAAACCGGCAAAGAAGCACATCACCGCATAAAGCTCTCAGGTATTACCCATTTGATTTCAGAACGAGCCTATTGTACCATCATGCTTGTGGAGGGAGAGAGCATTATCTATAGCCGTCCCCTTAACAAAGTGCTGGACATATTATCAGAAAAAAAGGGCGGAGAAAAATTTGTAAGAATTCATAAGTCACATGCGGTTAACGCTGATTTCATTACAGGCTATGAGGGTAACGAACTTATCGTGAAAGGAAATACCCGGTTGTCTATAGGACCCAGCTACCGTGATAACATCAAAACGCTGCTCTCCTGATATTTTTTAGGAATGCCTGAAATTGCGTACGGAAACTTTCCCCCCCGTTTGGGATAGTAAATTTAATATAATCTCACCTTGGAAGTAGTATTCGGCATAACCAACCCGACGGTAAAATGCCGAAATACAATACCAGTCAGGCAGGTCTTCTCATCAGACTAGCTGCAGTAAAAGCCGATGTGTCTCTTTCATCCGACGGAATGAAAGATTTAGCTATTGCGCTGGAAGAGGATGAAAGATTTAAACACCTCAATATAGAATGGACGGGAAGATACCTTAAAGAGAGGCTTATATGGTCTGACAAAGGAACAGATCCCGAGTTTTCTGAAGAGAGGATTAACGTCCTGGCCCGCTTTGCCGGCTATAGTCAGTTTGCAGACTATCAAAGCAGGTACCTTTCCTATAGTGCCCTGATGGGTAATAATTCCTCCACCCAGGCACCCATTTTTTTAGTCACCAAGAAGCTATATGATCATT
It contains:
- a CDS encoding tetratricopeptide repeat protein, which codes for MSVKQLIVQIGIGLVCLTICSCAEEPPPPSLYDTYHKKGVNAFVGKTYDSAIYYWEKAMEVAEANGNKLNVAASQNNIAIGLNHQGQLKKSLLSYEKALATHREQGIDTLIAGTLVNVAQAYTPYDKSRSAELLYEAVGILERLEKENPKLINAYNTLGNVEQNREAYENAIELHEKALSLARKVNPSKVGYTYHNLGADYLEMGQWEPALEYLFKSLDYKDSLRLAGEPSNIEITYYALGRAYLAGNKYDKAEHYFNLARAIYSDENNKDQIAYVDIRLAELELQRNRYETAAGQINKASVYAPRASDPELQREYQEVRYQFFMTTSQYEKAANLLNEILAIKKRVLDEKRQVQLTMMEVEYDVDQLDQTIQGQEVIIRNNRTIIILAIAAVILLAIVLVFIYINYRQADRRRLIEKKAREQEAKQKEEIRQLHEEMYHRVKNNLSTFSYILKLEAERYSTDETREALRDQKNRLTAISTIHSKLYLAQDSDKKIALNLKTYLFDLANEILYSFRYNNKVELITEMDRLDLDMDRALLLGQLLNESLTNAFKYAVPGNPAPQVTIRLVKTPSGEWKLEVKDNGKGIKAETPDASNSLGMKIFKNLTNQLKAKWYMHTTNGVGHTWVFMP
- a CDS encoding glycosyl hydrolase, whose amino-acid sequence is MRKLYLMVVPLVALLFSYQSHAQTAVSVGPGSYASYPPTHEMDGTFTEIATNAQIDVQDGETRPIPTNDWWTNLIYDESDELGGRLWAMPLVVDPSEQGLNIYHPTKWNAAGNDLMMDFPVVLKGAGFAPARTIVTDWSDWSVDAKVYEDINNKYFNLKAVHGSPFVWTEIQGFTPQVECYHGASYLDAGGNPISFPFTGEYFVIEYWDTYYGVHMPAGSTVSRGGLTGNLLTINLGSGANYLVFSGLPNAAAAATMHPYAYVKPTNTTVSWNYDINGGEMNATWTAATANIRGAGETAMLQGFLPHHYRTALSSTASYTGITYKQARGTMQVAAGTSFSFNYSFSGILPHYTAPKVESGANPYQPGRMTTLISEYTANLQAQAEPYGTDTYWGGKDLVRIAKYMLMAKETNHPDYNTLLSILKDAITDWCTYTPGETERYYAWYPQWKALVGFNESYYSGVFTDNHFHYGYLIQAAALAGMADPAFVGQYEGMLTMVAKQYANWDRSDANFPFMRTFDPWMGHSYAGGVSSPNGNNQESTSEAMQSWHAMFFLGSVLGNDQMRDAGAFGYMYESRATLEYWFNQYGDIWPSNYDSRHDVVGIMWPGGYVYGTYFGTDPQWIHGIQMLPISPGFHYFNDLFTEAEADTYYQGLLDEMYTYYNANGDAGRTDGGVVTEAEIGRDWANVLFGFKMLFDPEYVTQKLDQYWVSSDQEEEDVIRSPYTGGISYYYAHALQNLGTINFDYHMSMPMSATFVNDNNEVTHVVYNPSPSAQVCQVYLNGSQVTSFTVPGHTLYNSSAPVSGGAPVASLSATPLTGQSPLVVSFDAGGSTDPDGDVLSYSWNFGDGTSGSGAAVQHTYASSGTYNTTVTVSDGTYSDVASVQIVVSPGNSGNDNLALNKPATSSSVEGAYLTSQGNDGNGNTRWSSEYGASAWMKVDLEDTYDISRVVLDWERASAESYHVMVSDVNSTPDPNSADWTIISTQTGMADAAREDDLGGLSGSGRYIAIYGYNKLHEWGYSLWEVEVYGTQGNEPPVVTCGTANLALNQPAVSSTFEAPFEAPNAFDGDAGTRWGSGFTDNEWIRVDLGGTYAVCEVVLNWEAAYGNAYEIRLGATTDLAASQVIASVSNGDGGIDNVTTDQTVSGRYVWMQGISRALPYGYSLYEMEVYGASVSTRMSPADNDLTDAMMLFPNPVQSVLNFRSKSLQTGDRIRIYTATGKQVMKLKADTDQGATFDVSSLQPGIYLLRIEGSTDTFRFTKQ
- the arsS gene encoding arsenosugar biosynthesis radical SAM (seleno)protein ArsS (Some members of this family are selenoproteins.), whose product is MKSLKAQGHLYADTAAQIEKLNEGSFTKFTRKLEESGLENMRPTGIDIMQINVGKMCNQTCKHCHVDAGPDREEIMTRKTMELCLDILKKYDIPTVDLTGGAPEMNPHFRWFVEEVSKLGKQVIDRCNLTIIRANPKYHDLPDFFAEHGVEVVSSLPHYTALRTDRQRGDGVFGRSIEALQMLNEKGYGMEGSGLTLNLVYNPTGAILPGPQETLENEFKKQLRRKFGLEFNNLFVITNLPISRFLDYLIVSGNYEDYMQKLVDAFNPAAARGVMCRNTISIGWDGYIYDCDFNQMLELKVRQGGRHLSEFDFEKMVNRPIAMDQHCYGCTAGAGSSCGGQTT
- a CDS encoding arsenosugar biosynthesis-associated peroxidase-like protein, with translation MDTYYNPEDLKKFGDIGEFGKELADKFFDYYGNVFKEGALTAREKSLIALAVAHAIQCPYCIDAYTTDTMEKGCDEEQMMEAVHVAGAIRGGASLVHGVQMMNKAKKSLM
- a CDS encoding response regulator transcription factor; this translates as MSEKGYILIVEDDSFLAEEIQSYLKELEYENTICHSGEKAIEICGSTWPDGILMDVQLAGNLDGVDTVREIRSIHNAPVIFLTANESDEVFRRCKAVPGSFMLPKPITFLQLKRTIEQVFEQDNSQSFHKVKRNENLSLNDSLFLKSETGKEAHHRIKLSGITHLISERAYCTIMLVEGESIIYSRPLNKVLDILSEKKGGEKFVRIHKSHAVNADFITGYEGNELIVKGNTRLSIGPSYRDNIKTLLS
- a CDS encoding DUF2809 domain-containing protein, whose translation is MFTFRPRYALLTLFLFIIEVLIALYVRDAIIRPYVGDFLVVMLVYYFFRTFLTFSKVYLALATLLIAYLVEVLQYLNLLGALSLQDNKLARIVLGSSFEWIDMLAYTLGVIVVYWLDRNARL
- a CDS encoding carboxypeptidase-like regulatory domain-containing protein translates to MAAPRAKGTIKPGDSHQGSTPSLHALRSRPRVGLPVRHNNQIFLHRSGSPHQAEWETCAFSEAVGAQLMILMSISNKFFALIAIGFFLTSCDFGVELPEVDKSNQIVSQTADGNDVNENEPIIQGPVSSGSGSSQTQIANADVTVKEHSTGNIVANTQSDAYGDYYTNVPNSGAYDIIVSATGYSTCTLDSIVIDGDKYLPVNLQQ